The following DNA comes from Candidatus Zixiibacteriota bacterium.
GATCACCTGAAAACTGTCTCCAAACACTTGAACCTGATTGTCCCAGAAATGACGGTCGCACATCCAGCAATGCACGAAAAGCAGAGTTGTATCACCGAGTGAGTGAACTTCGTATTTGATGTTGACACCGTCGTCGGTGGTCAGGCTGTCGACGCCGATCTTAATCGCTGCCGTAGGTGTTTTGTCTCCAGAACAGGCCAGTCCTATTAAAATCAGTAAAGCTGAAATCAACAGCGGCAAGATGTGTGTGATAAATTTCCTGGTATCTCTCATTATCGGTTTCCTCCGGTTATGATCTTTTTACCACTTCGATGATAACGATGGGGGGAAGGTGATGCAACGAAAATGGAGTCGTATGGACGAATACTCTCCGGACCGGGGAGGTATCGGTCTCGATGGAGTTCATCAACTTTTCTATGGTTCGATCCGGCGCCTTCAGGACTTGTTCAAAAGAAGTACAATATCATCAAATTCAACAGGTTAGACAGTCCTTTGACCGTCACCTTGGATTATTAGCTTGCATAGATATCGTCAAACGCCGTTCTTATATATATACACGGGTTAGATGACACATATCCGTCTGACTGATGGGCTCTGGGGCTGAGCCTTACATCCTGCCTGACATCGGATGAATAACTGCTAATAACAGACCTCAGAGTTGTCTGGGCCGATTCCGGAGGTCTTTGAGCATAACGGATAGCCACGGAGCGCATAACGCTTCGGACGAAGGAGGGCTTGCATGAACGAAAAGCGGATCATAAATCGAAAACGCTTGAATTACTACGTTACCGTTCGAGATAGGATAACCAATCAACCTCTGGGTCGAGTGGTGGATATTTCCGACTCCGGGATTCGGTTGTTCGGTGAAAATCAGGTTAAACTTGATGAAGTACTCCAGTTATCGATCGAACTCCCGAAGGAATATGAAATGAGTCGCCAGCTATTATTTGACGCCTCCGGAGTATGGAATACCCTTGACATGAATCCGGAGTTTCCGGGATTCTATGACACCGGGCTAGAGTTTGTTAATATCTCGGCACCTGACAAACAGCTTCTGGAGAGCTTGATCCGCGAATACACGCATCGCCCAGCTTAGGGGCGGCTCCGGAGCACACCCGGGTGGTTGTCATAGCCGGACCGAGGCGGGGAACGGCGCCGACCAGATGGTCGGTATAACCAATCCGGGAGGAGCACCGGCCCCGAGCAAAGGCCCCAGTCACGCATAGCGAGGCTGGGGCCGACATTTATCAGATAATAGTTATTTGGTATGCTTTTATCACGGGCTGGTAAAAATGGCGTTGCCCCAGCCTACGGCAACGAAACGTCCGCCTGTCCAGGTGACATCTTCAAGCGATCCGCTGTCGTAATATACTTGTCTCGTATAGGTTTCACCGTCAGACGAAATCACGATATTAAGCCCCACTCCAACGGTAACGAAACGCTTGTTGGAAGCAGCCACTCCGTTTAGCTGCACCAGATCATCGGTGTCGTCGACATCCCACAATTGCTCCGTCCAGGTTGCGCCGTCGGGAGAGGTATAAATAGATCCGTTTGCTCCCACCACAATGTACATGGAGTCGATCCATGCGATTCCGTACAGATCCAACGTATCGATCGGGAAGTCAATTTCGGACCAACTGGAAAGATCGGTTGTCGAAGCCTCAAGCATGGCTCCCTGTTCACCTACAGCGATGACTTGATCCCCGTGTGATGTAACAGCGTTCAAATGCTCCTGTTCAACGATACTGGTTTCCTGATGCCAATTAACCATGTCCTCGGTCGTGAAAATCGTTCCATAGCG
Coding sequences within:
- a CDS encoding PilZ domain-containing protein: MNEKRIINRKRLNYYVTVRDRITNQPLGRVVDISDSGIRLFGENQVKLDEVLQLSIELPKEYEMSRQLLFDASGVWNTLDMNPEFPGFYDTGLEFVNISAPDKQLLESLIREYTHRPA